A genomic window from Peromyscus maniculatus bairdii isolate BWxNUB_F1_BW_parent chromosome 1, HU_Pman_BW_mat_3.1, whole genome shotgun sequence includes:
- the Sprn gene encoding shadow of prion protein: MNWTAATCWALLLAAAFLCDSCSAKGGRGGARGSARGGRGGARGASRVRVRPAPRYGSSVRVAAAGAAAGAAAGVAAGLATGSGWRRTSGPGELGLEDDENGATGGNGTDRGVYSYWAWTSGSGSIPSPSVCLLLGGTLGALELLWP; the protein is encoded by the coding sequence TCTACTGCTGGCCGCCGCCTTCCTCTGTGACAGCTGTTCGGCCAAGGGCGGCCGGGGAGGTGCTCGGGGCAGCGCCCGCGGGGGACGCGGAGGCGCGCGCGGGGCATCGAGAGTGCGCGTGAGGCCGGCACCCCGCTACGGCTCCTCTGTGCGTGTGGCTGCTGCAGGGGCAGCTGCAGGTGCTGCCGCAGGTGTGGCTGCAGGCCTTGCCACCGGCTCTGGCTGGAGGAGGACCTCGGGGCCTGGCGAGCTAGGCCTGGAGGATGATGAGAACGGGGCAACTGGAGGCAACGGAACTGACCGAGGAGTCTACAGCTACTGGGCCTGGACTTCGGGCTCCGGGTCCATTCCCAGCCCAAGTGTTTGCCTGCTTCTGGGCGGCACCCTTGGTGCATTAGAACTGCTTTGGCCCTAG